A single region of the Pyxidicoccus trucidator genome encodes:
- a CDS encoding endo-1,3-alpha-glucanase family glycosylhydrolase, which produces MRIAKAFSRARLAAFLLAPLLSMSCAGGVPDESLPSEDGAPEAGVLPTAPDADLVAAAAPSLATVLVAPGASWRYLDTGVDLGTAWTATGYADTAWAAGASPLGYAETDLATAVSYGTNATNKHITTYFRHRFTVIDAARVSELLVRLQRDDGAIVYLNGMEVFRSNLPAGAVGYRTLAPATIAVPAEEQTWVSQGIDVAALRTGTNVLAVELHQSAANTSDARFNLELSATLSPTPTPISACYPFDMPTTAALRAAPKKVFGFYYPIFPISIDNAQPASDYWTGWMTPESRNGEYANIGGLMRDRPLPRAPWADSAWRQRDFETEVRRAIASGMDGFIYEHPYRVSSDTRNNQLTVMLAAAAAVDPEFRIVLSPDFPTEATGTTDGLVSMIASVAQHPSVHTLNGAIVLASFNPERKSVAFWTELKTRLAAQGIQVTYWPLLSYTGDVTKYAEWDNLVAGFSTWGERTAQSAENMRRWSVESHRRGKLWMSPVAFEDVRHKLTDSENSSRVYWEAQNSLAFRSQFEKAMEGDADWVTLLTLTDYGESWMTASQERGYVVMDWIAYYTTWFKTGQRPTIVRDTLYYTHRRHRTDAPFDAAKQTARAMKLRGGVAASNQVELLAFLKEPGRLVITQGTDVRMLDVASAGVTAFQVPLVPGTTPVFELQRDGVTVQRLESRTPILAQTVYQDLMYHAGGGRSCTRP; this is translated from the coding sequence ATGCGCATCGCCAAGGCTTTCTCCAGGGCGCGGCTCGCCGCGTTCCTGTTAGCGCCCCTGCTCTCGATGTCCTGCGCGGGAGGCGTGCCGGACGAGTCGCTTCCCTCCGAGGACGGAGCACCCGAAGCGGGCGTGCTCCCCACGGCTCCGGACGCGGACCTGGTCGCGGCGGCGGCGCCCTCGCTGGCGACGGTGCTCGTCGCGCCGGGGGCTTCGTGGCGCTACCTGGATACGGGCGTGGACCTGGGCACGGCGTGGACGGCGACGGGGTACGCGGACACGGCCTGGGCGGCGGGAGCCTCCCCGTTGGGCTACGCGGAGACGGACCTGGCCACGGCGGTCTCCTACGGCACCAACGCCACCAACAAGCACATCACCACGTACTTCCGGCACCGCTTCACTGTCATTGACGCGGCGCGGGTCAGCGAGCTGCTGGTGCGGCTGCAGCGGGATGACGGGGCCATCGTCTACCTGAATGGCATGGAGGTCTTCCGCAGCAACCTGCCGGCGGGCGCGGTGGGTTACCGCACGCTGGCGCCCGCCACCATCGCGGTGCCCGCGGAGGAGCAGACGTGGGTGAGTCAGGGCATCGACGTGGCGGCGCTGCGCACGGGGACGAACGTCCTCGCGGTGGAGTTGCATCAGTCCGCGGCGAACACGTCCGATGCGCGCTTCAACCTGGAGCTGAGCGCCACGCTGTCGCCCACGCCGACGCCCATCTCCGCGTGCTACCCGTTCGACATGCCCACGACGGCAGCGCTGCGCGCGGCGCCGAAGAAGGTCTTCGGCTTCTATTACCCCATCTTCCCCATCTCCATCGACAACGCCCAGCCCGCGTCGGACTACTGGACGGGCTGGATGACGCCCGAGTCACGCAATGGCGAATACGCCAACATCGGTGGACTGATGAGGGACAGGCCGCTGCCCCGAGCCCCCTGGGCCGACAGCGCGTGGCGGCAGCGTGACTTCGAGACGGAGGTGCGCCGCGCGATTGCCTCCGGCATGGATGGCTTCATCTACGAGCACCCGTACCGCGTCTCGTCGGACACGCGGAACAACCAGCTCACCGTCATGCTCGCTGCCGCGGCGGCGGTGGACCCGGAGTTCCGCATCGTCCTCAGTCCGGACTTCCCCACCGAGGCCACGGGCACCACGGATGGACTGGTGTCGATGATTGCCTCCGTGGCGCAGCACCCGTCCGTGCACACGCTCAACGGGGCCATCGTCCTGGCCAGCTTCAACCCGGAGCGCAAGTCGGTGGCTTTCTGGACGGAGCTGAAGACGCGGCTCGCGGCGCAGGGCATCCAGGTCACCTACTGGCCGCTCCTGTCGTACACGGGCGACGTGACGAAGTACGCGGAGTGGGACAACCTGGTGGCGGGCTTCTCCACGTGGGGCGAGCGCACCGCGCAGTCCGCGGAGAACATGCGCCGCTGGAGCGTGGAGTCGCACCGTCGCGGCAAGCTGTGGATGTCGCCCGTCGCCTTCGAGGACGTGCGCCACAAGCTCACCGACAGCGAGAACAGCAGCCGCGTGTACTGGGAGGCGCAGAACAGCCTGGCGTTCCGCTCGCAGTTCGAGAAGGCGATGGAGGGCGACGCGGACTGGGTCACGCTGCTGACGCTGACGGACTACGGCGAGTCATGGATGACGGCGTCCCAGGAGCGCGGCTACGTCGTCATGGATTGGATTGCGTACTACACCACCTGGTTCAAGACGGGGCAGCGCCCCACCATCGTCCGCGACACGCTCTATTACACGCACCGTCGGCACCGCACGGACGCGCCCTTCGACGCCGCGAAGCAGACGGCGCGCGCCATGAAGTTGCGGGGTGGTGTCGCCGCGTCCAACCAGGTGGAGCTGCTCGCCTTCCTCAAGGAGCCGGGCCGGCTGGTCATCACCCAGGGCACCGACGTGCGCATGCTGGACGTGGCGAGCGCGGGAGTGACGGCCTTCCAGGTGCCGCTGGTGCCAGGCACCACACCCGTCTTCGAGCTTCAGCGCGATGGTGTCACCGTCCAGCGCCTGGAGAGCAGGACGCCAATCCTCGCGCAAACCGTCTACCAGGACCTCATGTATCACGCGGGTGGCGGACGCTCCTGCACGCGGCCGTGA